One region of Chloroflexota bacterium genomic DNA includes:
- a CDS encoding Rrf2 family transcriptional regulator, protein MKLSTKGRYGVRALLDVALNCESGPVPLKDIAKRQGISAQYLEHLVSPLIKAGVVRSIRGARGGITLAKSPEEIRLSQVIEILEGSVAPVECVDDPRICSRSSFCVTRDVWEELKRAMVGVLDSVTLKDLVERHKEKGQPKSGVYSI, encoded by the coding sequence ATGAAGCTTTCGACCAAAGGACGCTATGGAGTTAGAGCACTGCTGGATGTAGCCCTTAACTGTGAGTCGGGCCCAGTGCCTTTGAAGGACATTGCCAAGAGGCAGGGTATTTCAGCGCAGTATCTGGAGCACCTGGTTTCGCCGCTCATAAAAGCAGGTGTAGTGAGAAGTATTCGTGGTGCGCGTGGAGGGATAACTCTGGCCAAGTCACCCGAGGAAATAAGGCTCAGCCAGGTGATCGAGATTCTGGAGGGATCGGTTGCGCCTGTGGAGTGTGTTGATGATCCTAGAATATGTTCCCGCTCCAGTTTCTGTGTTACGCGGGATGTGTGGGAAGAATTGAAGAGAGCTATGGTAGGAGTTCTTGACTCTGTCACTCTGAAAGACCTGGTTGAGAGACACAAGGAAAAGGGACAACCGAAGTCTGGAGTCTATTCAATATAG